tgctgttcatcgactacagctcggcattcaacaccatagtaccctccaagctcgtcatcaagctcgagaccctgggtctcgacccccgccctgtgcaactgggtactggacttcctgacgggccgcccccaggtggtgagggtaggcaacaacatctcctccccgctgatcctcaacactgggggccccacaagggtgcgttctgagccccctcctgtactcccctgttcacccacgactgcgtggccacgcacgcctccaactcaatcatcaagtttgcggacgacacaacagtggtaggcttgattaccaacaacggcaagacggcctacagggggaggtgagggccctcggagtgtggtgtcaggaaaataacctcacactcaacgtcaacaaaactaaggagatgattgtggacttcaggaaacagcagaggaacacccccatccacatcgatggaacagtagtggagagggtggcaagttttaagttcctcggcatacacatcacagacaaactgaattggtcctcACACAGGCAGCATCGTGAGggaggcgcagcagcgcctcttcacctcaggaggctgaaggtcggcttgtcaccaaaagcactcacaaacttctacagatgctgTCCCATCgggagcatcctggcgggctgtatcaccgcctggtatggcaactgcaccgccctcagccgtaaggctctccagagggtagtgaggtctgcacaacgcatcacgggggaaccctacctgccctccaggacacctcaccacccgatgctacaggaaggccataaagatcatcaaggacatcaaccaccgagccactgcctgttcaccccgctgtcatcagaaggcgaggtcagtacaggtgcatcaaagctgggaccgagagactgaaaaacaacttctatctcaaggccatcagactggtaaacagccaccactaacattgagtggctactgccaacacactgtcaatgacactgactctactccagccactttaatcatgggaattgatgatgaattatgtaaatatatcactagccactttaaacaatgctaccttatataatgttacttaccctacattgttcatctcatatgcatacgttgatactgtactctatatcatcgactgcatccttatgtaatacacatgtatcactagccactttaactatgccacttggtttacatacttatctcatatgtatatactgtactcgatatcatctactgtatcttgcctatgctgctctgtaccatcactcattcatatatcttatgtacatattctttatttgatagtgcactacttttgccagGAGCTCTGGtctgtgtagggaatagtgtgctgtTTGGGACTGAACCCGAGGTTAAAAGGGGCCTACACAACATGACCGCGTGTTTTCATTTCAGCATTAAGtatctcctttcatctcctttcAGTTGGAAAGGCTGTGCAGCGTGTGATTGTGTGGTGCataccttcccttcctctcttcatcaaacctccccctctccatcaaatctccccctccatccaccctctccatccaccctccccctctatcaAACCTCCCCCTCTATCaaacctccccctctccatccaccctcccctctccatccaccctccccctctccaaccACCCTCTCCAACCAACCTCTCCATGAACCCTCTCCATTAACCCCCctctccatccaccctcccctctccatccaccctctccATCAACCGTCCCCCTCtcatccaccctctccctctctatccaccCTCTCCATCAACCTTCCCCTTCTCCATCCACCCTCCATCAACCCcctctccatccaccctctccatccaccctccctctctacatcaaccctctccatccaccctctccattcaccctccccctctatccaccctccccctctccattcaccctccccctctatccaccctccccctctccattcaccctccccctctatccaccctcccctctccattcaccctccccctctatccaccccctctccatccacccccctctccatccacccaccctctccatccaccctcccctctccagccacccaccctctccatccatccaccccctctccatccaCCCTCTACATCAaccccctctccatccatcccctctccGTTCACTCACCACCCTCCTGTAATCctgctctcgtgtgtgtgtgtgtgtgtgtgtgtgtgtccctctgatCATCAAAAAGCTAAATCTTGTGTGTCTGGGACATCATGTGCTGTAGTACTTAAAGCAGCAAGCCGATTAGTCCCGTTTCTGCTCTGGCTCATGTTGACAGTATTGTAGGCACCTTGTCTTTCCTGCTGCCCTCAGAGTAGAGGCTATAACAGACAGACCCTCCTGGAACCCCAAGATGGGGGGCAGGCCGTCCTGGAGCCCCAAGACAGACCCTCCCGGAGCCCCAATATGGGGGCAGGCCCTCCTGGAACCCCAAGACGGGGGCAGGCCATCCTGGAGCCCCAAGACAGACCCTTCCGGAGCCCCAATATGGGGGCAGGCCCTCCTGGAACCCCAAGACGGGGGCAGGCTGTCCTGGAGCCCCAAGACAGACCCTTCCGGAGCCCCAATATGGGGGCAGGCCCCTCCTGGAGCCCCAAGACGGGGGGCAGGCCCCTCCTGTAGCCCCAAGACGGGGGGCAGGCCCCTCCTGCAGCCCCGAGACGGGGGCAGGCCCCTCCTGTAGCCCCGAGACGGGGGCAGGCCCCTCCTGTAGCCCCGAGACGGGGGCAGGCCCCTCCTGTAGCCCCAAGACGGGGGGCAGGCCCCTCCTGTAGCCCCAAGACGGGGGCAGGCCCCTCCTGCAGCCCCGAGACGGGGGGCAGGCCCCTCCTGTAGCCCCGAGACGGGGCAGGCCCCTCCTGCAGCCCCAAGGGGGCAGGCCCCTCCTGTAGCCCCGAGACGGGGGGCAGGCCCCTCCTGTAGCCCGAGACGGGGCAGGCCCCTCCTGGAGCCCCGAGACGGGGGCAGGCCCCTCCTGGAGCCCCGAGACGGGGGGCAGGCCCCTCCTGGAGCCCCGAGACGGGGGGCAGGCCCCTCCTGGAGCCCCGAGACGGGGGGCAGGCCCCTCCTGGAGCCCCGAGACGGGGGGCAGGCCCCTCCTGGAGCCCCGAGACGGGGGGCAGGCCCCTCCTGGAGCCCCGAGACGGGGGCAGGCCCCAAGATGGGGACAGGCCCTCCTGGAGCCCCAGGAGTTGGACACTGTTCAGGAGACTCCTGTGTTGACTGAATCCCCCTAACATCCTGTTTGTCTAACGGTGATGCTTGGGCAATACACTACACCACTTCTAAAATCTTAACTTGGACGTACTCACATTTCTTCGTCCCAAATCTTTCTTTCCGCCCATCCTCAACCCCAGGAAGTGGGTGCTCGTTTTTCGCGTCGTCGTAGGGAAAAAAACAATGCCGGCGCGCAAACGGTGAGCTTCTTTATTAGTGGGGCTGTTATTATGTTGAGGAACATCTAAAAAGAGACAGGGGTGCGGAATATGGACTTAATATGACATAAAcgtgaaataaaataatattttgggttTCTGTCATGGTAGGACAGAGATGTAATAGAGGTGGAGTTTGTTTTACATGGCCTGATGCCCCGGGTGTCTGGAGATATCAGTGAAGAACCAATGGTCTGGTCCAAAGTGAGCAAACGCCGCACATCCGGGCCACTGGGCCACGTTAAACAAACTTGCCTATTTGAAAAGGCAGCTGCgttctctcctccagtctgtcCTCCGTCACCTTgttctctcctccagtctgtcCTCCGACAGTCTGTCCTCCGCCCCCTCGTTCTCTCTACCAGTCTGTCCTCCGTCACCTCgttctctcctccagtctgtcCTTCGTCCCCTTGTTCTCTCTACCAGTCTGTCCTTCGTCCCCTagttctctctcccagtctgtcctccgtcCCCTCGTTCTCTCCAGTCTGTCCTCCGTCCCCTCGTTCTCTCTACCAGTCTGTCCTCCGCTCCCTCgttctctcctccagtctgtcctccgctccctcgttctctcctccagtctgtcCTCCGCCCCTCgttctctcctccagtctgtcctccgtcccctcgttctctctaccagtctgtcctctgtcccctcgttctctcctccagtctgtcctccgccccctcgttctctcctccagtctgtcCTCCGTCTCCTCGTTCTCTCTACAGCTCCGCCAGTCTGTTCTTCGTCCCCTCgttctctctaccactctgtcaTCAGTCACCTCGTTCTCTCTACAGCTCCGACAGTCTGTCATCCGTCCCCTCGTTCTCTCTACCAGTCTGTCCTCCGTCCCCTCGTTCTCTCTACCAGTCTGTCCTCCGTCACCTCGTTCTCTCTACCAGTCTGTCCTCCGTCCCCTCGTTCTCTCTACCAGTCTGTCCTCCGTCCCCTCGTTCTCTCTACCAGTCTGTCCTCCGTCCCCTCGTTCTCTCTACCAGTCTGTCCTCCGTCCCCTCGTTCTCTCTaccagtctgtcctctgtcccctcGTTCTCTCCACCAGTCTGTCCTCCGTCCCCTCgttctctcctccagtctgtcctccgtcccctcgttctctctaccagtctgtcctctgttctctcggTCCACACGGGGCCTGGTGGTTGTTGTTGCATGGAATTAGGCTACTCATTCAAGATCCATTAATCTTGTTGCCAGTTACTACAAGCGATTGGTGTAAATACAAACTCTTAAACCCTCTCACTAAGGCTTTAAGCTTTTTCTCACACTTGAACATAAACAAAGCCTGCACGCTTAAATCCGTAGATTCACCACCAAAACCCTTCTGCTTAGCTGTCCATTCTCAGAGGTGGTCTTTAGGGGGCGCTGTCCCCTCATACAGTCGACTAGAGGAGACCAAACGGGATGGCTgccagacctgtgtgtgtgtgtgtgtgtgtgtgtgttggggcagAGAGTTCATACACCCAGACAGCCCAATGCGCTCAGAGCCCTGCTCCTCTatcccagctgtgtgtgtgcaccatCCCAGCAGGCAATGCACCACTAACTCTCATCACTGATTGGAGTTTTAGTGACACCTTTCATCAACATTATAACCCATATAGCCATTACTCTGAAACACACCTTTCATCAACATTATAACCCATATAGCCATTACTCTGAAACACACCCTTCATCAACATTATAACCCATATAGCCATTACTCTGAAACACACCCTTCATCAACATTATAACCCATATAGTCAGGACTCTGTAGATATGAAACTCCAGAACCACTGTGACAGAGGCCCAGTTAGTTCAGCCCAGCTGCAGTCAAAGGTCCTGTGGTCTATTGTGTGCTTGTGTTTTGGCAGCCCACTTCCTGTCGCGTGGAAACATGTGACCAGCGACTCCCAATAGTAGGGTCACACTATAACTATTTAAACATTCCCTCCTAATGGACAGACCGAGACAggacatacctctctctctctctctctctctccagtgtaaACTCACTTGCCTGGAGGCATTCTCTCAATCTAGCTGCACCACGTACACTATATTATCTACCCCAGCAGGCggtgaagaggtgtgtgtgtgtgtgtgtgtgtgtgtgtgtgtgtgtgtgtgtgtctatgggcCCTGAGGTCAATAAACAACGCTGTTCAATTGAGAAATGTATCGCGGAAACTGCAACCGATGGAGACCCAGGCAGTCCCACGGACCGACTCCTTTATATTGTGGAGAGACCCAGGCAGTCCCACGGACCGACTCCTTTATATTGTGGAGAGACCCAGGCAGTCCCACGGACCGACTCCTTTATATTGTGGAGAGACCCAGGCAGTCCCACGGACCGACTCCTTTATATTGTGGAGAGACCCAGGCAGTCCCACGGACCGACTCCTTTATATTGTGGAGAGACCCAGGCAGTCCCACGGACCGACTCCTTTATATTGTGGGGAGACCCAGTAAAAAGGGGTAATATATTGTGGAGAGACCCAGTAAAAGGGGTAATATATTGTAGAGACCCAGTAAAAGGGTAATATATTGTGGAGAGACCCAGTAAAAGGGTAATATATTGTAGAGAGACCCAGTAAAAGGGGTAATATATTGTAGAGAGACCCACTAAAAGGGTAATATATTGTAGAGAGACCCAGTAAAAGGGTAATATATGGGAAATGGATTCAGGGGCTTCctctggggagaggggacagggggaatGGAGACAGGGGCTTCctctggggagaggggacagggggagtggagacaggggcttcctctggggagaggggacagggggaatGAGACAGGGGCTTCctctggggagaggggacagggggaatGGAGACAGGGATTCCcctggggagaggggacaggggaatgGAGACAGGGGCTTCctctggggagaggggacaggggaatgGAGACAGGGGGCTTCctctggggagaggggacaggggaatTGAGACAGGGCTTCctctggggagaggggacaggggaatTGAGACAGGGGCTTCctctggggagaggggacagggggaatGGAGACAGGGATTCCCCTgggggaggggacagggggaATGGAGACAGGGGCTTCctctggggagaggggacagggggaatGGAGACAGGGGCTTCctctggggagagaggacagggggaatgGAGACAGGGGCTTCctctggggagaggggacagggtgaATGGATACAAGGGTTTGGCGAGGCCACTAGTGTCCTAAATTATATTGCACGCTATTCCCTAAAGTATTGCAGTAGTTTAGGCCTGAGTCTCATTGGGCTTCCTGAAGGCCTCTGGCTAAGAGTAGTGGGCCGTACAGGCAGTGGACTGTAGTGGGCCGTACAGGCAGTGGGCTGTAGTGGGCCGTACAGGCAGTGGGCTGTAGTGGGCCGTACAGGCAGTGGGCTGTAGTGGGCCGTACAGGCAGTGGGCTGTAGTGGGCCGTACAGGCAGTGGGCTGTAGTGGGCCGTAAAGGCAGTGGGCTGTAGTGGGCCGTACAGGCAGTGGGCTGCCATTTTAGATTCCCCCAAGTGTCTGTCTTAAAACGGtcatccttaatggtgaaactgaCACGTCCCTTTTGGGAGTTTACAACAAACCGAGTCTGTGAGCCTGACAGACGGATTCGGTTGATGAGAGCGGGTATGGACAGTGACCACTGTAGAGATGGGGTGGATagtgataggtgtgtgtgttggagagcagagtgatggggtggatagtgataggtgtgtgtgttggagagcagagtgatggggtggatagtgataggtgtgtgtgttggagagcagagtgatggggtggatagtgataggtgtgtgtgttggagagcagagtgatggggtggatagtgataggtgtgtgtgttggagagcagagtgatggggtggatagtgataggtgtgtgtgttggagagcagagtgatggggtggatagtgataggtgtgtgtgttggagagcagagtgatggggtggatagtgataggtgtgtgtgttggagagcagagtgatggggtggatagtgataggtgtgtgtgttgagagcagagtgatggggtggatagtgataggtgtgtgtgttggagagcagagtgatggggtggatagtgataggtgtgtgtgttggagagcagagtgatggggtggatagtgataggtgtgtgtgttggagagcagagtgatggggtggatagtgataggtgtgtgtgttggagagcagagtgatggggtggatagtgataggtgtgtgtgtgttggagagcagagtgatggggtggatagtgtaaggtgtgtgtgttggagagcagagtgatggggtggatagtgtaaggtgtgtgtgttggagagcagagtgatgggatggatagtgtaaggtgtgtgtgttggagagcagagtgatggggtggatagtgtaaggtgtgtgtgttggagagcagagtgatggggtggatagtgtaaggtgtgtgtgttggagagcagagtgatggggtggatagtgtaaggtgtgtgtgttggagagcagagtgatggggtggatagtgtaaggtgtgtgtgttggagagcagagtgatggggtggatagtgataggtgtgtgtgttggagagcagagtgatggggtggatagtgtaagggtgtgtgttggagagcagagtgatggggtggatagtgtaaggtgtgtgtgtgtgttggagagcagagtgatggggtggatagtgataggtgtgtgtgttggagagcagagtgatggggtggatagtgataggtgtgtgtgtgttggagagcagagtgatggggtggatagtgtaaggtgtgtgtgtgtgttggagagcagagtgatggggtggatagtgataggtgtgtgtgttggagagcagagtgatggggtggatagtgataggtgtgtgtgttggagagcagagtgatgggATGGATagtgataggtgtgtgtgtgttggagagcagagtgatggggtggatagtgtaaggtgtgtgtgttggagagcagagtgatggggtggatagtgtaaggtgtgtgtgtgtgttggagagcagagtgatggggtggatagtgataggtgtgtgtgttggagagcagagtgatggggtggatagtgataggtgtgtgtgttgagagcagagtgatggggtggatagtgataggtgtgtgtgtgttggagagcagagtgatggggtggatagtgtaaggtgtgtgtgttggagagcagagtgatgggATGGAtagtgaaaggtgtgtgtgttggagagcagagtgatggggtggatagtgaaaggtgtgtgtgttggagagcagagtgatggggtggatagtgtaaggtgtgtgtgttggagagcagagtgatggggtggatagtgtaaggtgtgtgtgttgagagcagagtgatggggtggatagtgtaaggtgtgtgttggagagcagagtgatggggtggatagtgtaaggtgtgtgtgttggagagcagagtgatggggtggatagtgtaaggtgtgtgtgttggagagcagagtgatggggtggatagtgaaaggtgtgtgtgtgttggagagcagagtgatggggtggatagtgtaaggtgtgtgtgttggagagcagagtgatggggtggatagtgtaaggtgtgtgtgttgaagcagaagtgatggggtggatagtgaaaggtgtgtgtgtgttggagagcagagtgatggggtggatagtgaaaggtgtgtgtgtgttggagagcagggtgatggggtggatagtgtaaggtgtgtgtgtgtgtgttggagaagCAGAAGTGATGGGGTGAtagtgaaaggtgtgtgtgttggagagcagagtgatggggtggatagtgataggtgtgtgtgttggagagcagagtgatggggtggatagtgataggtgtgtgtgttggagacaggagtgatggggtggatagtgtaaggtgtgtgtgttggagagcagagtgatggggtggatagtgaaaggtgtgtgtgtgttggagagcagagtgatggggtggatagtgaaaggtgtgtgtgttggagagcagagtgatggggtggatagtgtaaggtgtgtgtgtgttgagagcagggtgatggggtggatagtgtaaggtgtgtgtgtgtgtgtgtgtgttggagagcagagtgatggggtggatagtgaaaggtgtgtgtgttggagagcagagtgatggggtggatagtgataggtgtgtgtgtgtgtgtgttgagagcagagtgatggggtggatagtgaaaggtgtgtgtgttggagagcagagtgatggggtgg
This sequence is a window from Oncorhynchus tshawytscha isolate Ot180627B unplaced genomic scaffold, Otsh_v2.0 Un_contig_8212_pilon_pilon, whole genome shotgun sequence. Protein-coding genes within it:
- the LOC121842221 gene encoding basic salivary proline-rich protein 3-like; amino-acid sequence: MLGGFSQHRSLLNSVQLLGLQEGLSPSWGLPPSRGSRRGLPPVSGLQEGPAPRLGAPGGACPPSRGSRRGLPPVSGLQEGPAPRLGAPGGACPRLGAPGGACPVSGYRRGLPPVSGLQEGPAPLGLQEGPAPSRGYRRGLPPVSGLQEGPAPVLGLQEGPAPRLGATGGACPRLGATGGACPRLGATGGACPRLGAAGGACPPSWGYRRGLPPVLGLQEGPAPILGLRKGLSWGSRTACPRLGVPGGPAPILGLRKGLSWGSRMACPRLGVPGGPAPILGLRE